Proteins from one Eubalaena glacialis isolate mEubGla1 chromosome 8, mEubGla1.1.hap2.+ XY, whole genome shotgun sequence genomic window:
- the TMEM140 gene encoding transmembrane protein 140 produces the protein MPVLRSRRRNRLLFLGIMTLTVTAIFLLFFALLWKAGNLIDLPNLRIGFYNFCLWNEGTGALQCHQFPELEALGVPRVGLALARLGVYGALVLTLFVPLPLLLAWCNSNEGECQLAVGFLAMSSMLLASGLGLFLTYTWKWLRLSLLGPGFLALGVAQGLLILLLMATVVFPQRAKDKNLRAASSV, from the coding sequence ATGCCCGTCCTAAGGTCAAGGCGGAGGAACCGGCTGCTGTTCCTGGGAATCATGACGCTCACAGTCACAGCGATCTTCCTGCTGTTCTTTGCTCTCCTCTGGAAGGCCGGCAACCTCATCGACTTGCCCAACCTCAGAATTGGCTTCTACAACTTCTGTCTCTGGAACGAGGGCACTGGGGCCCTACAGTGTCACCAGTTCCCTGAGCTGGAGGCCCTGGGGGTGCCTCGAGTTGGCCTGGCCCTGGCCAGGCTTGGCGTGTACGGGGCCCTGGTCCTCACCCTCTTCgtccccctgcctctcctcctggCCTGGTGCAACAGTAACGAGGGAGAGTGTCAGCTGGCCGTGGGCTTCCTGGCCATGTCCTCCATGCTGCTGGCCAGCGGCCTGGGCCTCTTCCTCACCTACACATGGAAGTGGCTCCGGCTCTCCCTCCTGGGGCCTGGGTTTCTAGCTCTGGGTGTTGCCCAGGGCTTACTCATCCTCTTGCTTATGGCCACAGTCGTGTTCCCTCAGAGGGCAAAGGACAAGAACTTGAGAGCTGCTAGCTCTGTCTAA